The genomic DNA TTGGGACCAGGCATCAAGATCGCGGTCCGTGTGCCTCTTAAGCGCCTTCAGGAGGTCATCAAAGGTGGCGGCGGCAAAGGCATGCTTTTGGAAGTAGTCGCGCGCACCGGCGTAGAAATTATCGCGGCCGACGTAGTGCACCAGCTGCTTGAGCACTGCCGCGCCTTTGGCATAGGTGATGCCGTCGAAGTTCTGGCGCGCGGCATCCACGTCTGGGATCTCCGCCTTGATCGGGTGTGTAGTGGGCAGCTGATCCTGCAGATAGGCCCAATTCTTGCGGGCGCCGGCAAAATTGGCCCAGGCCTCGGTGTAGTCGGTGCCGTGGACGGAAGAATCCGCACCCATAAATTCCGCGAAAGACTCCTTGAGCCACAAGTCATCCCACCACTGCGGAGTGACCAGATCACCGAACCACATATGGGACATCTCGTGCAGGATGGTATTTGCACGGCCGGCGTGCTGCGCGCGCGTGGCGTGGGAGCGGAAAATGTAGTTCTCCGTAAACGTCACCAGGCCGGGATTTTCCATTGCGCCGAGGTTGTATTCGGGTACAAAGATGGAATCGTACTTGCCCCACGGATAGGGGTAGCCAAAGTTCTGGTGGAAAAAGTCCATGCCTTGGGCGGTAAGTTCTAGGATTTCCTCGTCCAGGTGCTCAAACATGGACGCGCGCGCAAAGGCGCGCAGCTGTGCCGAGTGGCCGCCATCCGGGGCGGTCCAGGTGCGCTCTTGGTACTGGTAGGGGCCGGCAGCGAAAGAAGTCAGGTACGTCGACAGTGGCGGGGTCGGCGCAAAAGTAACGGTGGCGAGCTCCCCCTCTTCGCTGCGTTCGACTTCCGGTTGGTTGGAAAGGATCTGCCACTTTTTCGGTGCGGTCATGCGCACGTGGAAGACGGCCTTGAGATCCGGTTGCTCCAGGCAGGGGAAGATGCGGCGGGCATCAGAAGGCTCGAGGTGTGAATACAGGTAGGTCGCGTCATCGGCCTGATCGTGCATCCGATGCAGACCCTGGCCGGTGCGCGAATAGCGCGAGTGGCCGGTGACCTCAATGGTCAGCTCCTCCCCTACCGGCAGGCCGTGCAGCCGGATGATGCTGCCATCAAAGTCCACTTCCTGCGGAGTGCTATTGACCTTGACCTCTGCGACGGATTCTCCCAGGTAATCCAGGAAAAGCTCGGGCTCTCTGCTGCTGAGTTCGAGGCAGGTAGTCACGCGGTAGGTGGGGCTATCGAGTACCTCTGAGAGGTCAAGGTGGAGGTGATAGGCGCGCAGGTCCACCGCCGCTGCGCGTTCTTGGAGCAACTCGTGCTGCGTCTTATTTTGTGGTGCGGTCATGCCTACGAACTATAGTTACCGCCGTCACGTAGGGTGCGGGGTTGGGGTCCTAAGCTCCGCTGCCTTTTAGAGGCAAACTACCCAGCGAGTATTGGGACCTCGCTGTGGACCAGTTGGATTAGTTTTTGCCGTCTCACACTCTTCAAGTGGCGCAAGATGTCAGTGACCATCAGCAAGCGTCACACCACACTGAGGGATGCAACCTATGGAAACCGTCAGACGATAACACCACACTCACCACTTTCTGTAAACATAAGGCCTAGACCCCACTAGACGCGTGTAAAACAATGGGTGCTGTTGCAAAGTTGGAGCAGTAGGAAGAGCGACGTGAAATAATCACAGCCATGGGCATCTTCTCCGGTCGGCATTTCCCCCGTGAAATCATCCTGTGGGCGGTGCGGTGGTACTGCCGCTACGGCGTGAGCTACCGCGATCTCGAAGAGATGATGACCGAGCGGGGTGTACCCCAGGTGCCCCTACCAGCGCCCGCAGTTGAAGGCTTCACCTACCAAATGGTAAAGTTAGCTATATGCGAACCAGTCAGCGCTCCGAGATCCTGGAAGCTGCCCTCCGCGTCATGAACGCAGCGGAGGGTGGCGACATTACCCTTGACGCAGTGACCCACGAGGCCGGGCTCACCAAACCGGGATTGCTATATCACTTCCGCAACCGCGACGTACTGCTCGCCGCGATCGTCGACCACGCTGCGGCCAACGTCGAGAACGACATGACTGCCACCCTTGGCAAGCCCCTCGAGAACGCCAACGCCACCGAGCGGCTCCTGAGCTACGTTCACGTCGCCGCCCACGGGGCCGCCAAGCGCGCCGAGTTCATCATCTGGGGCCAAGCGACGTATCGGCCCGAACTCACCGAACCGTGGACTACGCGGATGGGCCGCTGGCTCGAACTCCCGGACGATCTCGACGCCGCCACCCGAGCCAGGCTGACCACCGCCCGACTCGCCGCCGACGGACTCTGGGGCGCCCAGGCCACAGGTGTGTCCACCCTCCACGGCGCGGATCTCGAAGCCGTCGTCTCCAGCATTCGCTCCCTGATCGAAGGAACAACCCCATGAAGCAGTGGTTCCTGCTCGCTGGCGCCATCACTACCGAAGTGGCGGCGACGCTGTCTCTCAAGGCGGCGCTCAATCACCCATCCTGGTACATCGTGGTTGCTGCCGGATACATCGGCACTTTCGTCTTCCTCACCTTCTGCCTGCGCGAAGGAATGCAGATCGGCGTCGCCTATGGCATCTGGGGAGCCAGCGGGGTCGTGCTCGCCGCCGTGCTATCCGCCGCGATTTTCGGTGAACCTCTGACCGCTGTGATGGGTCTTGGAATGGTTGCGATCATCAGCGGTGTCCTCACCGTCGAACTCGGCTCCCAGAAAGCTCAGCAAACCGCAGCCCAGGAAGCAGGAGTCAACTCATGAGATGGATCTTCCTCGCAGGCGCCATCTTGTCCGAAGTCGTCGCGACCATGTCGCTACGAGCCTCCGACGGTGGCCGGGTGAAGAAATGGTTCATCGGCGTCATCGCGGGGTATCTCGTGGCGTTCGTCGCCTTAAGTCTCGCCTTGGCCGACGGCATGGCCCTTGGCGTCGCCTACGGCATCTGGGCAGCATCCGGCGTAGCTCTCACCGCGATCCTCGCCCGGGTCATCTTCCACGAACCCCTCACCCGAACCATGGCCCTCGGCATCCTCCTCATCGCCGTCGGAGTTCTCACCGTTGAACTCGGCGCCAACTTGGCGAACTGACGCATTTCCGCAGGTAAACCAGGCAGATTGGTGTGCTGCACCACGAGGCGCACAGACAAAGGCTCCCCAATGAGCGCCTGTGGGCCTAGCGTTGTGGATGTGATCACCTGTGTCGTCCACTACACCATCGACCCCGACCAGATCGCAGCCTTTGAACAGTTCGCCCGCGCTTGGATGCGGCATGTCGACGAACACGGCGGCACCCACCACGGGTACTACCTACCCGCGGAAGGTGTGAGTGACCGTGCGGAATCCCTGTTCAGCTTCCCCAGCCTGGCTGCCTACGAGCAGTACCGCACCTTGTTCGGCACCCACTCGGACTTCATCGCCGCTGACCGGATTCGAGACGAGTCCGAGTGCGTCCTGCGGTACGAGCGCACCTTCATGCGGCCGCTCCTACCCCAGGGACACTGAAAGGGACTCCGGCAGCACGCTCGGCACAACCCACAACGCCGCAGGTCAGCGCGTACAGATGGGTGTAGCTTATATTTCCTTCCAGCCCTACAGGGCTAGATGTTCGGGGGCTACCTAACATGGTTCAGATCCTTGCTCGCAATACGAGCGCAACGACCTTAGTCATATACCGCAGTACAAACCGGGAAACTGTCACCGAGTTGGGGCTTGTCCTAATTGTTTTCCGTTAAAGCATGCTCCGGCCGCCTCGTTCGCCAACATCTAAAGTTTACTTTTCTCTAGGCAAGGAACGACGTTTCAAGAAAGTCCTCAAGACTCCAATATTCAGGATCAAACCAGGCAACGCCTTCGTCGACTTCGACTGCGACTAAGTGGTCAGGTAGGAGGATGAGGAAATCGTTTATCTCGGTGCGGATTCCTTGGCGTTGTAGCTCTTGTGCGACTCGTTCAGTGCTCTCCTGTGCGGTCTCGGCGGGGCGACGATTAAGGTCAACACCATAGAAAGTATCCGTGATTGGTACCTCCAGGTACTTCATTTCAACGGTGACGCATTTACCGTCTTCCACGCAGCACACAATCTTGCGGCCAGGATCACCGGGCTCGAGTGTTTCGATATCGACCCAGCCTTCAAACTGTTCCTCATACGTATCCGCACCTAATTCCGAGTCATAGCATGCTTTAGTGGCCTGGTTCACCGTCATTCCGGGTTGTACGGGCAAGGGACAGGTACCTTCAATTTTCATTTTCGCGATGCACTTCCTTTTTCGTCGGTTGTTTAGTACGCCAAGGTCTTCGGTTAGGCTGTCGCGTAAGTCAGACGGCGCACTCGTGTGATTGAAATTGGCTGGCTATTCCCAGCAAATAGCCACGACTTTGCCGAATTGGTATGACAATGCGATTGTTCCATTGTCGTGGGGAATGGTTATGCCGTCACGGTTATGTTCAAATTCGATCCCCACATCTTTTAGGGCTTTGACAAACTTTCGGCTTGACAATGACAGTGGGATATCAAGGAAGCTATCTGTCTCCCGCGCGTTTAAGATTTCTACCGAGGTAATCAATCCGTCGTTTTCAAAGCCATCAACGTCATAGTCGATTCCCCCTATCTCACATTTGCCAAAAAACTGACCCGTAGTGTCCATTTTGAGAAATGAGATGTCTCGGGTTCGGTAATCAGACAGAAGATTTTCGTAATATGAAACAGGTACAGACAGCTGCAACGGTTCAGGTACCTCAAAATTGAACTTCATTTCTACAACTCCTTGACGCAAGATGTTCATCTTCTCGACCCTGCCTTTTTGGAAGATTCAACTTAGACGAGGGCTCTATTCTTTGCAGTCTAGGCCACAAGTGTGGCGTAGTTTGGCTTCATCGCTAGATTGTCTGCCGCTCGACTGTTTCCGATACGGAGGTCAAGTCCCGTGTAGTGGTGTAGCCGTTTGTGCTTTCGGCTCGGTATGAAGTTCGGGGCTTGTTACTGCGATGCTTCCGCGTGTTTGGAGTCTGGAGCGCCGTTTTGAGATGCCTCAGGTTGTGTTTCGTCTGACTTCTATTCTGTAATAGGTGTTGAGGACCAGGAGCGGAGGGGGCCGTCGTGGAGCCCTTGGAAAAACTGGTATTTTTCTAGCGGGATACGCGCTGGGGGATCGAAGTCGGGAGCTGCTGTTAACTCATTAGTGTGTGGGTCGACAACGCATGCTGGTGTTAGACGTGCCAGATAGCCGTCTGTCCCATAGAAAGCGTCATCATATGGGGACACACCTAGCGGAGCGAGGATGGCTTCTATCTGTTTTTCCCCAAACTGAGACCACATAATCTGCGCGTGTTCTTGTGTAAACGATTCTTGTGGAAACTCAGTG from Corynebacterium tuberculostearicum includes the following:
- a CDS encoding DMT family transporter; this encodes MKQWFLLAGAITTEVAATLSLKAALNHPSWYIVVAAGYIGTFVFLTFCLREGMQIGVAYGIWGASGVVLAAVLSAAIFGEPLTAVMGLGMVAIISGVLTVELGSQKAQQTAAQEAGVNS
- a CDS encoding NIPSNAP family protein, coding for MITCVVHYTIDPDQIAAFEQFARAWMRHVDEHGGTHHGYYLPAEGVSDRAESLFSFPSLAAYEQYRTLFGTHSDFIAADRIRDESECVLRYERTFMRPLLPQGH
- a CDS encoding TetR/AcrR family transcriptional regulator — protein: MRTSQRSEILEAALRVMNAAEGGDITLDAVTHEAGLTKPGLLYHFRNRDVLLAAIVDHAAANVENDMTATLGKPLENANATERLLSYVHVAAHGAAKRAEFIIWGQATYRPELTEPWTTRMGRWLELPDDLDAATRARLTTARLAADGLWGAQATGVSTLHGADLEAVVSSIRSLIEGTTP
- a CDS encoding DMT family transporter; the protein is MRWIFLAGAILSEVVATMSLRASDGGRVKKWFIGVIAGYLVAFVALSLALADGMALGVAYGIWAASGVALTAILARVIFHEPLTRTMALGILLIAVGVLTVELGANLAN
- the pepN gene encoding aminopeptidase N, giving the protein MTAPQNKTQHELLQERAAAVDLRAYHLHLDLSEVLDSPTYRVTTCLELSSREPELFLDYLGESVAEVKVNSTPQEVDFDGSIIRLHGLPVGEELTIEVTGHSRYSRTGQGLHRMHDQADDATYLYSHLEPSDARRIFPCLEQPDLKAVFHVRMTAPKKWQILSNQPEVERSEEGELATVTFAPTPPLSTYLTSFAAGPYQYQERTWTAPDGGHSAQLRAFARASMFEHLDEEILELTAQGMDFFHQNFGYPYPWGKYDSIFVPEYNLGAMENPGLVTFTENYIFRSHATRAQHAGRANTILHEMSHMWFGDLVTPQWWDDLWLKESFAEFMGADSSVHGTDYTEAWANFAGARKNWAYLQDQLPTTHPIKAEIPDVDAARQNFDGITYAKGAAVLKQLVHYVGRDNFYAGARDYFQKHAFAAATFDDLLKALKRHTDRDLDAWSQAWLRTWGPDTLTPELHTEGEKIAELAIIAEAEDVTRPHRLTASLFDASLHKYREIDIDFAAGDGTTRTIIDEAAGLPAPALLLLNDADHTYAKIRFDETSLDTVERRLTEIEDELTRAVIWTALWNLTRDGELAAVDYVGGVVKHEAYETNTTLLATACANANFAIAHYIADAELEQARTDYAEAIWGHLAEAEPASDAQLVLARAAIRALAATPEESGTKRLRALLNGEVAGLRMDPEIRWSILRALAARDAITLAELEKEKRRDNTLTGATEFLGASHAFPTLETKRAAFDKALAPGAYSNAEVDALVAGFNAPRSAALQEAFAEEFFSRVEDIWAAHPIEIANRLIRGFYPELPTADAATTRLLHREVPGALRRVLLECQDNLRRTLRVRAGQ